One genomic region from Candidatus Bathyarchaeia archaeon encodes:
- the pyrH gene encoding UMP kinase, giving the protein MRIVIRLGGSVVATPVNTQLISEYAKILKRLKAEGHMLAVVVGGGALAREFIKIAKELGLAEKDQDDLAISVSRLYAQLFTKMLGGLACEKIPTSVEEAVQCLENGKIAVLGGLKPGMTTDTVAALVAESIKADMLIKATDQEGVYTKDPRRHPDAVKLNRVGFEELPKVLAEDKHKAGIHQILDPEAIKILKVRRIRVRVLNGFKPENLLLAVEGKPVGTLIE; this is encoded by the coding sequence ATGCGAATAGTAATCCGACTTGGCGGCTCTGTTGTTGCCACGCCAGTAAACACCCAACTGATAAGCGAATACGCCAAGATTCTGAAGAGGCTGAAGGCTGAAGGACATATGCTGGCAGTTGTTGTGGGCGGAGGAGCCCTAGCAAGAGAGTTCATAAAAATAGCCAAAGAACTTGGCTTGGCGGAAAAAGATCAGGATGATTTGGCGATCAGTGTTTCAAGGCTTTACGCCCAACTTTTCACCAAAATGCTGGGCGGACTGGCATGTGAAAAAATCCCAACAAGCGTGGAAGAGGCTGTCCAATGCCTAGAAAATGGGAAAATCGCAGTTTTAGGCGGCTTAAAACCGGGTATGACAACCGACACCGTCGCTGCTTTGGTGGCTGAAAGCATAAAGGCGGATATGCTCATTAAAGCCACAGATCAGGAAGGCGTATACACAAAAGACCCGAGGAGGCATCCAGACGCTGTAAAACTTAATAGGGTAGGCTTTGAAGAACTACCAAAAGTTTTAGCCGAAGATAAGCACAAGGCTGGAATCCATCAAATCCTAGACCCAGAAGCCATAAAAATCCTAAAAGTTAGGCGCATAAGAGTCCGTGTCCTAAACGGGTTTAAGCCAGAAAACCTATTGCTGGCAGTTGAAGGAAAACCGGTTGGAACGTTAATAGAGTAA
- a CDS encoding PadR family transcriptional regulator, which produces MFDDANFPPPLPPFRHWLRHMAAVPKGFLRYQVLELLNEKPMSGSEIMNEIEKRTNGCWKPSPGSVYPLLAWLQDNGYIREVPTEEAGVKRYTLTDKGKQLLEEQRKMRGHFRMGRKLFVPPLIGSFLLRLPMEQTEEVREAFRRLFKAFLSLGLTLEERFSEQALKETLQVLNETAQRLEGIEKKLRGEKA; this is translated from the coding sequence ATGTTCGATGATGCAAACTTTCCGCCTCCTCTTCCGCCTTTCCGGCACTGGTTGAGGCATATGGCTGCCGTGCCAAAGGGCTTTCTGCGCTACCAAGTGCTTGAGCTTTTGAACGAGAAGCCCATGTCTGGTTCTGAAATTATGAACGAGATTGAGAAGCGAACCAATGGCTGCTGGAAGCCAAGCCCCGGCTCTGTTTATCCCCTTTTGGCTTGGCTTCAGGATAATGGCTACATCCGCGAAGTGCCAACAGAAGAAGCTGGGGTAAAGCGTTATACGCTTACTGATAAGGGTAAGCAACTTCTTGAGGAACAGCGTAAAATGCGCGGTCACTTCCGTATGGGGCGCAAGTTGTTTGTTCCACCGCTTATTGGCTCCTTTCTGCTCCGCCTTCCAATGGAGCAAACAGAGGAGGTTCGGGAAGCCTTTAGGCGTTTATTCAAAGCTTTCCTCAGCCTAGGCTTAACATTGGAAGAACGTTTCTCAGAACAAGCCTTAAAAGAAACCTTGCAAGTTTTGAATGAAACCGCTCAGAGGCTTGAGGGTATAGAAAAGAAACTGCGAGGCGAAAAGGCTTGA
- a CDS encoding MBL fold metallo-hydrolase: MAQYEIIFLGTGGGRFTTITQKRRTAGIRVLGENLNLHLDPGPGALVYSISEGLDPQKLNAIFVSHCHPDHYTDAEVMIEAMTRGMTKKRGVLAASKSVLKGSDVCEPSISKYHQQMLEQVIEAVPNTRFQVAEVMVSAAEARHTDPDAVGFRFETKEFGDFAYTSDTEYFEGIGKYYRGVRLLMLCVMRPAGKPWKGHMTTEDAIKIVEEARPEQAVLTHLGMQMIFQGPAREAKIIEEETGTPTVAATDGMRLIFGEKIEVQTAKPKYGLDKFF, encoded by the coding sequence ATGGCTCAATACGAAATAATATTTCTCGGGACAGGCGGCGGAAGATTTACAACAATAACCCAGAAGAGGCGAACAGCCGGAATACGCGTACTTGGCGAAAACCTAAACCTGCATTTGGACCCCGGACCCGGAGCGCTTGTCTACTCCATAAGTGAAGGCTTAGACCCGCAGAAGCTAAACGCCATCTTCGTTTCCCACTGCCACCCAGACCACTACACCGACGCTGAAGTTATGATTGAAGCCATGACTAGGGGCATGACGAAAAAGCGTGGAGTTCTCGCAGCGTCAAAAAGCGTTCTGAAGGGAAGCGACGTCTGTGAACCATCAATTTCGAAGTATCACCAACAAATGCTTGAGCAAGTAATTGAAGCTGTTCCGAACACGCGTTTTCAAGTGGCAGAAGTGATGGTTTCGGCTGCTGAGGCGCGGCACACAGACCCAGACGCTGTTGGCTTCCGCTTCGAGACAAAAGAGTTTGGAGATTTCGCCTACACAAGCGACACAGAATACTTTGAGGGAATAGGCAAATACTACAGAGGTGTGAGGCTTCTAATGCTTTGTGTTATGCGACCAGCCGGCAAGCCTTGGAAGGGACACATGACAACAGAAGACGCCATAAAAATCGTTGAAGAAGCCCGCCCAGAACAAGCCGTTTTGACACATCTTGGAATGCAAATGATATTCCAGGGACCAGCCCGCGAAGCAAAGATAATTGAGGAGGAGACTGGAACCCCCACGGTGGCAGCCACAGACGGCATGCGCCTAATCTTCGGCGAAAAAATAGAGGTGCAAACCGCCAAACCAAAATATGGATTGGACAAATTCTTTTAA
- a CDS encoding DUF87 domain-containing protein: MRLYKKEGNIVQILSFPNENAEKGDYLLIEDAEAQKALIVQVIDIQFANIPGVLEELLRSLPDGGEIIQGEDVDPLEIAPHITYIQDSRLLICKIRATVEGGESLSPSSSWLPSRSQSTIKRLPIPTLLKLARVDGKLPIVLGTTKEASLLTVDASALDGRLNIITGKKETGKSHLSKLLITALLHYGATVVVLDLNGEYAGLGMTADGKRNAYYNKVHVLTPSQNFKVALKQLHLNELMNILIHALHLPGTSAREFRRIWQSLRERNALTLNELGEAIRNWHCNQNVRDALFSRYYAMVNSGFFTDNMAEATLLEECLSKAKDEGGAIIINLRDTSTIDRQIVVEYLLGKLVELLSSWRLRAVFLFAEEAHLYLRETYWDDIVTRMRHYGIFTTFITNQPDTIRENIYRQADNIFLFNFTNEHDLETVSRAARVDAETVKSIAMDLPPHHCLVLGKIVKDFPIVVKVRALDIKTMGETRLFFKNTS; this comes from the coding sequence GTGAGGCTTTATAAAAAAGAGGGCAACATAGTCCAAATCCTAAGCTTCCCAAATGAAAATGCGGAAAAAGGCGACTACCTGCTGATAGAGGATGCCGAAGCCCAAAAAGCCCTAATAGTCCAAGTTATAGACATACAGTTCGCCAACATTCCAGGCGTCCTAGAGGAGCTTCTTCGAAGTCTTCCAGACGGAGGCGAAATAATTCAAGGCGAGGATGTTGATCCGCTGGAGATTGCGCCCCACATAACCTACATCCAGGATTCTAGGCTTTTAATCTGCAAGATTCGCGCAACCGTTGAGGGCGGCGAAAGCCTAAGCCCAAGCAGTTCATGGCTTCCTTCACGTTCGCAGTCCACCATTAAAAGGCTTCCGATACCAACACTGCTTAAGCTGGCAAGGGTTGACGGCAAACTCCCAATAGTTTTGGGCACCACAAAGGAGGCTTCCCTCCTAACAGTGGACGCCTCAGCCCTAGACGGACGCCTAAACATAATAACGGGCAAAAAGGAGACAGGCAAGTCGCACCTTTCAAAACTCCTGATAACTGCTTTACTCCACTACGGCGCCACAGTCGTCGTTTTAGACTTGAACGGCGAATATGCAGGTTTGGGCATGACAGCGGACGGCAAAAGAAACGCCTACTACAATAAGGTTCATGTTTTGACGCCTTCGCAAAACTTTAAGGTAGCCCTAAAACAGCTCCACCTCAACGAGCTAATGAATATTCTCATCCACGCATTACACTTGCCTGGAACATCAGCCCGAGAGTTCCGCCGCATATGGCAGTCTTTAAGGGAGCGAAACGCCTTAACCCTCAACGAGCTTGGGGAAGCCATCCGCAACTGGCACTGCAACCAAAACGTGCGCGACGCCCTCTTTTCACGCTATTATGCCATGGTTAATTCCGGCTTTTTCACAGACAACATGGCAGAAGCCACACTTTTGGAGGAGTGCTTGTCAAAGGCAAAAGATGAAGGCGGAGCCATAATAATCAATCTTCGGGACACATCCACTATTGATAGGCAAATAGTTGTGGAGTATCTTCTCGGAAAACTTGTCGAGCTATTATCAAGTTGGAGGCTTAGGGCTGTTTTCCTATTCGCCGAGGAAGCCCACCTATATCTACGGGAAACCTACTGGGACGACATTGTAACTCGGATGCGCCACTACGGCATATTCACAACCTTCATAACAAACCAGCCCGACACAATACGGGAAAACATTTACCGCCAAGCAGACAACATATTCCTCTTCAACTTCACCAACGAACACGACCTAGAAACAGTTTCAAGAGCCGCCCGAGTAGACGCAGAAACAGTAAAATCCATAGCCATGGACTTGCCACCCCACCACTGCCTAGTGCTTGGCAAAATTGTAAAAGACTTCCCAATAGTCGTAAAGGTTAGAGCTTTAGACATAAAAACTATGGGAGAAACCCGCCTATTCTTTAAGAACACGAGTTAA
- a CDS encoding NUDIX hydrolase, whose product MVRRFYPNQPVVGVGAIIICDGKILLEKRKGEPGRGKWSVPGGLVELGEKTEDAVIREVKEETGLDVADPELIDVVDNIVRDENGEIKWHFVIIDYFVRLKGGELRAADDAAELRWVPLAEAEKYDLTRTLRAFLQRNMPRLEKLNSCS is encoded by the coding sequence GTGGTTCGACGTTTTTATCCGAATCAGCCCGTTGTTGGCGTCGGAGCCATAATAATCTGCGATGGGAAAATTTTGTTGGAAAAGCGTAAGGGCGAGCCTGGAAGGGGCAAGTGGAGTGTTCCTGGCGGTCTGGTGGAGCTTGGCGAGAAGACTGAAGACGCCGTTATCCGCGAAGTTAAGGAGGAGACAGGCTTGGATGTGGCTGACCCAGAGCTTATTGATGTTGTTGACAATATTGTTCGGGATGAGAATGGCGAAATAAAATGGCACTTCGTTATAATCGACTATTTTGTTCGGCTTAAGGGTGGAGAATTGCGGGCGGCGGACGACGCCGCAGAACTCCGCTGGGTTCCTTTGGCTGAGGCTGAAAAATACGATTTAACAAGGACTTTGAGGGCATTTCTCCAACGGAATATGCCAAGGCTTGAAAAGCTTAACTCGTGTTCTTAA
- a CDS encoding DNA double-strand break repair nuclease NurA has protein sequence MIEQYTIAATPKYNFPQQTMDLTLPQRFIELSLHSLKHVQNQTFQLNQQTIQQNTTNANNTSQEPLYAIINNTSLKPIPLTPRTEETTIAAVDTSSIKLGETSTGIITAIRGTCIWKKGRNYAYLRIGPFIFHITEENLKDVYRALQAAYFPEQGESQASPNIMQAPVRMANLLEKWLQQTLARTVSNGLILFDGSLTAGTPDTPTSQLKEILNNARAGGNTVLAFSKMTTLRFNGYLITDTLITQKPPCIIAVSNIKPKQPTVLLGEVYVAKLTRGNCTFRLDIDKEQPPEKRIEAVERLIGNDLVTQSYPETLRLAHILCTFTANEVIAMQHFIQQRYRLKIIERPDMHRLLFGPFGKGESHSEAL, from the coding sequence GTGATTGAACAATACACTATAGCGGCAACACCAAAATATAATTTTCCACAACAAACCATGGACCTGACGCTGCCACAACGCTTCATAGAACTAAGCCTCCACTCACTAAAACACGTGCAAAACCAAACCTTTCAACTAAACCAACAAACAATTCAACAAAACACCACAAACGCCAACAACACAAGCCAAGAACCCCTATACGCCATCATAAACAACACCAGCCTCAAGCCCATACCACTAACACCAAGAACAGAGGAAACAACAATAGCCGCGGTGGACACATCAAGCATTAAACTAGGCGAAACAAGCACGGGCATAATAACAGCCATCCGCGGAACATGCATATGGAAAAAAGGCAGAAATTACGCTTATCTACGCATTGGACCCTTCATATTCCACATAACAGAAGAAAATCTAAAAGATGTTTATAGGGCGTTGCAAGCCGCCTATTTCCCAGAGCAAGGCGAGAGCCAAGCCTCGCCGAACATTATGCAGGCACCAGTGCGGATGGCAAATCTGCTAGAAAAGTGGCTCCAACAAACCCTAGCAAGGACCGTGAGCAATGGGCTAATACTCTTCGACGGCTCTTTGACGGCGGGAACACCAGACACACCAACAAGCCAGCTTAAAGAAATCCTAAACAATGCTAGGGCGGGGGGCAACACTGTTTTGGCTTTTTCAAAAATGACCACATTGAGGTTTAACGGCTACCTAATAACGGACACGCTGATAACCCAAAAGCCTCCATGCATAATCGCAGTCTCAAACATTAAGCCTAAACAGCCAACAGTACTGCTTGGCGAAGTTTACGTGGCAAAACTAACAAGGGGAAACTGCACCTTCAGACTTGACATAGACAAGGAACAGCCACCAGAAAAGCGCATAGAAGCTGTTGAAAGGCTCATCGGAAACGACTTGGTGACGCAGAGCTATCCGGAAACCCTCCGTTTGGCGCACATCCTCTGCACCTTCACAGCCAACGAGGTCATAGCCATGCAACACTTTATCCAGCAACGATACCGCCTGAAAATCATCGAACGCCCAGACATGCACAGGCTTTTATTCGGACCCTTCGGGAAGGGGGAAAGCCACAGTGAGGCTTTATAA
- a CDS encoding tRNA 4-thiouridine(8) synthase ThiI, giving the protein MKKAKVKALALFSGGLDSSLAIRLMQEQGIEVEAITFLTPFYTAKEGGFSLQRAAERLGVPLKVVRLGLDYLRIIRKPKFGYGRHMNPCIDCRIFMLKRAKKYAREIGADFIVTGEVLDERPMSQHMKALKIVEEESSLKGRLLRPLSAKLLPPTIAEKCGLVDRSKLLDIRGRSRKRQLTLAKAYGITEYQSPAGGCLLTYKEFSAKLRDLLQHKKRISMADLELLKVGRHFRIGKNKIIVGRNKEENEKLLKLKGRNDYFFEAVGCGSPTTLLQGPKTRQAIEKAAQLTAYYSDQKTGKVHVKYGREKLEKNIMVERPSREEVEKMRIK; this is encoded by the coding sequence ATGAAAAAAGCCAAGGTTAAGGCTCTGGCGCTTTTTTCAGGAGGTTTGGATAGCAGCCTAGCCATAAGGCTTATGCAAGAGCAAGGCATCGAAGTGGAAGCCATAACCTTCTTAACACCTTTCTACACGGCGAAAGAGGGCGGCTTCAGCCTTCAAAGGGCTGCTGAGCGGTTAGGCGTGCCCCTAAAGGTTGTGCGTTTAGGCTTGGACTATTTGCGGATAATCCGCAAGCCCAAGTTTGGTTATGGGCGGCACATGAACCCATGCATAGACTGCCGCATATTCATGCTGAAAAGGGCTAAAAAGTACGCTAGAGAAATTGGCGCCGACTTCATAGTTACTGGAGAAGTTTTGGACGAGCGCCCCATGTCCCAGCACATGAAAGCCCTAAAAATTGTAGAGGAAGAATCCAGCTTGAAGGGTAGGCTTCTGCGCCCACTATCAGCCAAACTTCTGCCGCCAACAATAGCTGAAAAATGTGGGCTTGTGGACAGAAGCAAACTATTAGATATTCGCGGCAGATCTCGCAAGAGACAGCTAACCCTAGCAAAGGCTTACGGCATAACAGAATACCAGTCCCCAGCCGGCGGATGCCTCCTAACCTACAAAGAGTTTTCGGCTAAACTCCGCGATTTGCTCCAGCACAAAAAGAGAATTTCAATGGCAGATTTGGAGTTGCTGAAGGTTGGACGCCACTTCAGAATCGGCAAAAACAAGATAATCGTTGGAAGAAACAAGGAGGAAAACGAGAAGCTCTTGAAGCTTAAAGGCAGAAACGACTACTTTTTCGAGGCTGTGGGTTGCGGAAGCCCCACAACGCTTCTGCAAGGACCAAAAACAAGGCAAGCCATAGAAAAAGCCGCCCAACTAACAGCTTACTACTCAGACCAGAAAACAGGCAAAGTGCACGTAAAATATGGAAGAGAAAAACTGGAAAAAAACATAATGGTGGAAAGACCAAGCAGAGAGGAAGTGGAAAAAATGCGAATAAAATAA
- a CDS encoding ABC transporter permease, producing the protein MSGVASPNVANECKPSLMRGLWALTYRELKKWLKDPVMLTMFVLQPLIWMGLLGKSMNIGGLFSANNINLPQQIPIPGNAVLYPPGVSGVVLNGTVLSQMFANMGSQIMQDTFGVADYFSFMAVGMVSMIVMTTTMFSGMSIVWDRRLGFLDKVISTPVSRAAIIFAKIFNATFRAMFQATVILALAYLLGLQLSGTFTILNILGVYAAIFLLGVGLSSVFLAFSIRSTRMERPMQFVSLITMPLMFASNTFFPTRLMPDWMQAIASVNPLTYLTDAIRNLTILPMDTSALILDFTYLSIFAVVLATIGIVLSWKYLTR; encoded by the coding sequence ATGAGCGGGGTTGCTTCTCCAAACGTTGCCAACGAGTGCAAGCCAAGCCTTATGAGGGGATTGTGGGCTTTAACCTACCGCGAACTGAAAAAGTGGCTCAAAGACCCAGTCATGCTAACAATGTTTGTGCTCCAACCCCTCATATGGATGGGCTTATTGGGAAAATCAATGAATATAGGCGGACTCTTTTCAGCCAACAACATAAACCTACCACAACAAATACCAATTCCCGGCAACGCTGTTCTATATCCGCCCGGAGTCAGCGGCGTGGTTCTTAATGGCACAGTGCTTTCGCAGATGTTCGCTAACATGGGGTCACAAATAATGCAAGACACTTTCGGCGTTGCAGACTACTTCAGTTTTATGGCTGTGGGCATGGTTTCAATGATAGTCATGACCACAACAATGTTTAGCGGCATGTCAATAGTTTGGGACCGACGCTTGGGCTTTCTGGACAAAGTGATCAGCACTCCAGTCTCGAGGGCAGCCATAATATTCGCAAAAATTTTCAACGCTACTTTTAGGGCGATGTTCCAAGCCACAGTAATTTTGGCGCTGGCATATCTTTTGGGACTGCAGTTAAGCGGCACCTTCACAATCCTCAACATTTTAGGCGTTTACGCGGCAATATTTCTGCTTGGTGTGGGGCTTTCATCGGTTTTCTTGGCTTTCTCCATAAGGTCGACGAGGATGGAACGTCCAATGCAGTTTGTAAGCCTAATAACAATGCCTTTAATGTTTGCCAGCAACACCTTCTTCCCAACAAGGCTTATGCCAGACTGGATGCAAGCCATAGCCAGCGTAAACCCCCTCACATACCTAACAGACGCCATTAGAAACCTAACCATACTGCCAATGGACACATCAGCCCTAATCCTAGACTTCACATACCTAAGCATATTTGCAGTAGTTCTCGCCACAATCGGCATAGTGCTCTCATGGAAATACCTAACAAGATAG
- a CDS encoding rhomboid family intramembrane serine protease, with protein sequence MAEAFKRSLGIPMGDLSHFRKRPVATLAIIIVNIAVYAITSYENVFLEVSDYWVSAGGFVPALTPMPTQWYRVFSSMFLHADFFHILFNMYFLYIFGRAVEEALGRWRFLALYMFSGVVASIFHTAFSFLGGATAYVIPAIGASGAISGVLGAYLILFPGTSLVMGWFFLYFPMFFRLKAAYYLLFWFATQVIYGYFRLSGSTAVFAHAGGFIAGIAILPLVASKERLIQFRLARQAAFPAYVIFTPTPTKTIGLGTTTKAIVAALLASLLFGAAYASTGLSIRGDVKAATVQYSFEGTPYVDYIGLQLPNIESQISSISLDTTRILLSRLHIAGLLYNETKIGKDVSINNWNVKLRVLVKVGRQTFPVNIDLMVTYFNGRYDEEGFLNYGKGELATQIIQIDSYGTITLSDLVSYDFELSSQTVNLTYITQYTGIMSLVATAAALGVAVMKDRDLALIGEEPRRFWHPYTPVT encoded by the coding sequence TTGGCAGAAGCTTTTAAAAGAAGCCTAGGCATTCCAATGGGAGACCTATCCCATTTTAGAAAGAGACCGGTAGCAACCCTCGCCATAATAATAGTTAACATTGCCGTATACGCCATAACGTCCTACGAGAATGTCTTCCTAGAAGTAAGCGACTATTGGGTAAGCGCTGGGGGCTTTGTTCCGGCGCTAACGCCGATGCCAACCCAATGGTATAGGGTTTTCTCCTCAATGTTTTTGCATGCAGACTTCTTCCACATACTTTTCAACATGTACTTCCTATACATTTTTGGAAGAGCTGTTGAAGAAGCCCTTGGCAGGTGGCGTTTCCTAGCCTTATACATGTTTTCTGGCGTTGTTGCATCCATATTTCACACAGCCTTCAGCTTCTTGGGCGGAGCAACAGCCTACGTTATTCCAGCTATAGGTGCTTCGGGAGCCATAAGCGGAGTTTTAGGCGCATACCTAATTCTTTTTCCTGGCACTTCGCTGGTTATGGGATGGTTTTTCCTATACTTCCCAATGTTTTTTAGGTTGAAGGCTGCCTACTACCTCCTCTTCTGGTTTGCAACCCAAGTTATTTACGGCTACTTCAGGCTAAGTGGAAGCACAGCCGTCTTCGCCCACGCAGGAGGCTTCATAGCTGGCATAGCAATCCTTCCATTAGTCGCCAGCAAAGAAAGACTAATCCAGTTCAGGCTTGCAAGGCAAGCAGCCTTTCCAGCATACGTGATTTTCACGCCAACACCCACCAAAACCATTGGTCTAGGCACCACCACAAAAGCCATAGTTGCGGCGCTTTTGGCCTCGCTACTTTTCGGGGCAGCCTACGCCTCAACAGGGCTTTCCATTAGGGGCGATGTAAAAGCGGCAACAGTACAATACTCTTTCGAGGGGACACCATACGTTGATTATATTGGTCTTCAATTACCAAACATTGAAAGCCAAATTAGCAGCATATCCCTAGACACCACAAGGATATTGTTGAGTAGATTGCATATTGCTGGGCTACTTTATAACGAAACCAAAATTGGTAAAGACGTCAGCATAAACAATTGGAACGTTAAACTGCGAGTATTGGTGAAAGTTGGGAGGCAAACTTTTCCAGTGAACATAGATCTAATGGTGACCTACTTTAATGGACGATACGATGAAGAGGGATTCTTAAATTATGGTAAAGGTGAACTGGCGACTCAAATAATACAAATAGATTCTTATGGAACAATAACCCTCAGCGATCTAGTAAGCTATGATTTTGAATTATCCTCCCAGACGGTGAACCTCACTTATATAACGCAGTATACTGGGATTATGTCTCTTGTGGCTACTGCCGCCGCCCTCGGCGTGGCTGTTATGAAGGACAGGGATTTGGCGCTTATAGGTGAAGAGCCTAGAAGGTTTTGGCATCCTTATACGCCTGTTACGTAG
- a CDS encoding ATP-binding cassette domain-containing protein → MTEEVIRAENLTKIFNKSLVAVDHINFSVRDGEIFGFLGPNGAGKTTTINMLITVLKPTEGTASVLGYDVVKQANEVRKVIGVVPQEYTADEDLTGYENVMLCADLYGIPREIAKKRALELLELVELTEFKDKRVETYSGGMRRRLELACGLINRPKVLFLDEPTLGLDVQTRAATWDYIRRLKKEYGMTLFMTTHYLEEADALCDRIAIIDHGKIIVTGSPNELKDSLGGDIITITIRENADVTGIIKSVENVKEVRSENGAYRIKAEKGEATAPLIIEALRKKGYTVTRLSLTEPTLNEVYLEYTGRAMRDTEESRMEFMAQRLHLRRARKT, encoded by the coding sequence TTGACAGAAGAGGTAATTAGGGCTGAAAACTTGACGAAAATTTTTAACAAGAGTCTAGTGGCTGTGGACCACATAAACTTCAGCGTCCGCGACGGCGAAATTTTCGGTTTTTTGGGTCCAAACGGGGCTGGAAAAACAACAACGATAAATATGCTGATAACCGTGCTGAAGCCGACAGAGGGCACTGCCTCGGTGCTGGGCTATGACGTTGTTAAACAAGCCAACGAGGTTCGAAAGGTGATTGGCGTTGTGCCCCAAGAGTACACCGCAGACGAGGATTTGACTGGCTACGAGAACGTGATGCTCTGTGCCGATTTATACGGGATTCCCCGCGAAATTGCCAAAAAACGTGCCTTGGAACTGCTGGAACTCGTGGAACTCACGGAGTTTAAGGATAAGAGGGTTGAAACCTACTCGGGTGGGATGCGCCGAAGGCTTGAGCTTGCATGCGGGCTTATTAACCGTCCTAAAGTGCTCTTTTTGGACGAGCCGACTTTGGGTTTGGATGTGCAGACGCGGGCTGCCACTTGGGATTATATTAGGCGCTTGAAGAAGGAGTATGGCATGACACTTTTTATGACTACGCATTATTTGGAGGAGGCTGACGCCCTCTGCGACCGCATAGCCATAATAGACCACGGCAAAATAATCGTGACCGGCTCGCCAAACGAGCTTAAGGACAGCTTAGGCGGAGACATAATCACCATAACCATAAGAGAAAACGCGGACGTAACAGGTATAATTAAAAGCGTTGAAAACGTTAAGGAAGTTAGAAGCGAGAACGGCGCTTATAGGATTAAGGCTGAAAAGGGAGAGGCAACAGCCCCACTAATAATTGAAGCTTTAAGGAAGAAGGGCTACACGGTGACGAGGCTTTCGCTTACGGAGCCAACCCTAAACGAGGTTTATTTGGAGTACACTGGTAGAGCCATGCGCGACACAGAGGAGTCCCGCATGGAGTTTATGGCTCAAAGACTGCACTTGAGGAGGGCTAGGAAAACATGA
- a CDS encoding sodium:calcium antiporter translates to MFEGLGLIGNSLILLASLVVLDKASDWAITNSVKIADITGFGKTTIGFILVAFSTSLPELCVSIFAAIGGESIGVAIGNVLGSNIVNICLILGVCFLIVALKSSEAVKLAPAMAKEEVGTLYFGLFVASVVPLTLLYIGFASRVIGVILLAIFIFYVYQLSKVRKIRDEGSLGEERRKLPTYTFFALLGVALVVASAYFIVDSATFIARSLKIPEVVIGATIVAFGTSLPELATSVDAVQKGHMDLALGNIVGSCFINITCILGVSLVGAKFAVDIAPFSNLVMFSLITNLLLWYFLSSERISWREGTILLIMYAIFLITSFGGGYRT, encoded by the coding sequence TTGTTCGAGGGGTTGGGGCTTATTGGTAATTCGCTCATTCTATTAGCCTCTCTTGTGGTCCTCGACAAGGCAAGCGACTGGGCAATAACAAACAGTGTTAAAATTGCCGATATAACTGGTTTTGGGAAGACAACGATAGGTTTTATACTTGTGGCTTTTTCCACATCATTGCCAGAGCTTTGTGTCTCCATATTCGCGGCTATAGGCGGCGAAAGCATAGGCGTCGCAATAGGAAATGTTCTTGGTTCAAATATTGTGAATATTTGCCTAATACTGGGCGTATGCTTCCTCATAGTGGCGCTGAAAAGCTCAGAAGCTGTAAAACTGGCGCCAGCCATGGCTAAGGAGGAAGTTGGAACCCTATATTTTGGGCTTTTTGTGGCTTCTGTTGTCCCTTTGACGCTTCTCTACATTGGATTTGCAAGCAGAGTTATAGGCGTAATTCTCCTTGCAATCTTCATATTCTATGTTTACCAACTTTCGAAGGTTAGGAAGATAAGGGATGAAGGCTCCCTCGGAGAGGAAAGACGGAAACTTCCGACGTACACGTTTTTTGCGCTTTTAGGCGTAGCTTTGGTTGTCGCCAGCGCATATTTTATAGTTGATTCTGCAACCTTTATTGCTAGGAGCCTTAAAATCCCAGAAGTTGTCATAGGCGCCACTATTGTGGCCTTTGGAACAAGTCTTCCAGAATTGGCGACAAGCGTTGACGCGGTTCAGAAGGGGCATATGGACCTAGCCTTGGGCAACATTGTTGGAAGCTGCTTCATAAACATAACATGCATTCTCGGCGTTTCGTTGGTTGGTGCAAAATTTGCTGTTGACATAGCACCTTTTTCCAACCTCGTCATGTTCTCGCTTATAACAAACCTCTTGTTGTGGTATTTCCTCTCCAGCGAGCGGATAAGCTGGAGGGAAGGCACCATACTCCTCATAATGTACGCCATATTCCTAATAACAAGCTTCGGCGGAGGCTACAGAACATAA